Genomic DNA from Hordeum vulgare subsp. vulgare chromosome 2H, MorexV3_pseudomolecules_assembly, whole genome shotgun sequence:
GACTAGCATTGAACAAAGTTGGTGACAGCCGAAGAAAAAGTGAAAGGAAAGAGGGAAAGGGAGACACTGGGCAATCCGGAATCGATGAAATCACTGTTTTTTCGCCTTGTAATATGTCCGGTTACATTCCAAAGATGAATCAGACCAGGAGATAGATAAGCGCTATGGCGGACACATGGAATAAGAATTTGAAAAGTAATGATCAACTTTATGGATCCATAGGTAGATTCACTTGTGAAGCTATGGGATGGGACAAGATTCAAAAGTACCAAAAGTAAGTTAAGTGGGACGCTGAGTTCATTGCTGCGATCGAGGGTCCAAAGCCAGCCAATTTGATGACCGCGTAGGAACGGGTTCCGAATGCTCACAATAATGTAGTTGGAAATGAAAAAAGGCTCCTAAATTGATACCTAATAATAGCTTAGCAGCTCCTTCGTTTTACTAAAGAGCCAAGTTCGGACAAGCAACTCGGAAGGAGGAATGTGTTGAGATGCCTATGCCTAAGAGAGATAAGCGGAGGACGTATGATAGCCGAGAGGATGTCGGTAAACGACGGAGTTTAAGGAGTTGTTTTTGAATTCGGCATGGcatatttcattttttttaatgaGAACGTCGTCTCCTTGCTTACCCGCCTGGCCAATGGAAGGAATTAATTACCTTGGTCAGTCAGCGAAAGAAAGAATCTCACCAGTTCATCATCCCAATCCTTCCTATTAGTTTCATTAATTAATTCAGCCCCAGAGTGTTGGCAATCAAGGGCCAAGAAAGAATCCCAAGTCTATCCTATCTCGCCACGGTCGAAAGCACAATCCCTTTCTCTTCCTATACCGAAATCGTCGTTTCATTCCTCCGCAACTTCTATCGCGGACATGATCCAATCTACCTTGCAAGACAGATTAAGATATAACTTAAGGCTTTCCCAAGCTGGCGCATAACCTCTGGTAGAGGCATTCACCCAGAGACAGAGAAGTGGGAAACCGCGGATGAAAAGAATACCGAGGTCTTTGATAGCAAACTTCTACGCGAGCTTTCTAACTAAAAGGAATCTCTTATTCATATGGCATAAAATGGAAAAACTTGATGGAGATTTCTTCTCAATTTCCATGGTACAGTCCCTTTGCATGCTACAGTTCCATTACTTACTACCTGAATTTGCTATATACGAAATTATGACATCTACGGTACTTGTCGTCTACTTCTGGTGGAAGCAATTCCAAAGGTGAAGATAATACTGAGCCGAATAGTAATGAGGGGAATGCAAAATCTAGCAAAGGTAAGAAGGGTCAAGGAAGAATAGCAGTGACTTATAAAAGGAAAGCACCGAATAAAAGGAAGGAGATCCGTCTTGATTTTTTGCATGTGGTCAATGCGTTTGCTGATTGATAACTGTCTAATCTTAAGATGGTTTTGTGGCACGTTACAAACATACATATACAGTCGAAATATAGTTGTGTTGAGTTAGGTTGAAGAATTTTTACCAGATTTTTAAAATGAGATATAGTGCTTTCTTTGTTCGGTAGGAGATTTTGCACTTTCATATTCTAGTTCCTCATTTGAGCGTTCTTTTGCTCTGTTGGTGGGGCATAAACTCataaatagtttttgttttttctttaaatAATAGTAAAAGTATGCATTCAAGTAGTAGCTTTTTCTAAATAGTCGAGTAAAGTCGAGTAGGGCTGGCAACAAGGACTAGGAAGATACGGGCTAGTTTGTTTTTTTAGGGGAAGGCTTTATGCAAGATATGCACGTGAGTAGGTCAGTATATGCGTATTTGCCAATAGAGGAAAACACGTAGTAAGTAGGCTTGCTTTTTCGTAGGGATAGGTAGCTTGACAAGGGATGCCTGGGATAGCACATAGGAAAAGTATAGAAGGAAAGGCGGCGGGAAAGTAGCCATGGTCAAGGTAAACAAGTACTAGGTCTTTTCTTTCCGAAGCAAGTCAAGGACAACTAGGTCAGTCTGGGGGGGGCAATCCTCTAGATCGATACTTCTCTTCCACAGACTAAACCAATTAATAAACAATTTACAGAGTATTCTTGCATTCCTATCTGGTCTGCATCTCTCCTATCGAAACTATAATATAACCTTAATGGAAGGGCCCTGGTTCTGCCTTGCCAAACCGACAAATCCAGAAATTGTAGATGAATTCATCGGGCTTAACGTGTGATTTCGTTATAAGTGAACAGGCGTCGTCGTCCAGCCGTGTCGAGTTGGGATTAGAGGAGAGAGCTCGAATGGATAGGTCCAGTGAGGCGGGTGTGGAGCACGAAGGATTAAGAAGGTCCTCTTTATTTCCGGAATCAACAAGAAAGACTTAGCAGCCCAAATAAAGTAACCCTTTCCCCCTCCCGAGTCTATCGTATCCATAGTTTCAGTGGGTATCGAACTGCGAAGCGAGGAAGCTATTTCAATTGAACGGGCTTACTTTCTTACTTGGTTCTTTTGTAGAACAACCTTGGTATGAAGCTAGACGATTCAAACTATATAAGCATAAGCAATTCAAACTAGACATTTCGACCTTCATCCCACCCGAGAAATAATAAGCAAAGAGCTCGTAAGTCGGGCATAGAGAAAGCGACTCCTGAGATTGAGGGGGATAGGATACTATCTCCTAGCGCATATATGAAACGATAGCAGGTTTtctaccggggggggggggggctttcgaTTGTAATTTTTACAATTAGTAGTTCTTGCTTTCATAAACTCATAGTTAGTGTAGTTTGGTGTAGTCTTTGTGGCCGGGACGAACTGGATTCGAACCAGATAAGAGCCGTGCGTTCCCTTCTTTCCAAGCGTCCCTTTGGTTTCGCAGTTCCAGAAGAGAGGCAACCTCTATCTCTTTCTCTACATCTGCGGGCCGGTAGGCCGGCCAACTAACTCTTCAAATGAAGCCCTTTATCTTGATAACGAAAAAGagaatgatgatgatggcgaccatTCATTCCTCCTCTTGATTTGCATTTTGTTGTAGTTCGGGTGGGATCTTATCAAGCTCATCTTGAAAATGAAGCTTTATAAGATCCCATATAACTCTTCTTTGCCCTTCAGTGTCATCCGTCTGATTGACGAAATCAATTAACCCAGCGTCTGTTGAATGAAAGTTCTCCGAGATCTCTCGGATACACTTGTTTTTGACAACATCAGCATCTCCCACGTAGGCACATAATTGATCATAGAGCGGGGAAGTGGAATCATTCCTTTTGAAATTCTCGAATTGCTCGTCAATTCTAAAATCCTTTATGGATTCGGCATATTGCCTAATATCTTCCTGATCCTGAGCCGGTCGGTTCAAGTCAATAGTTAAAGGAGGCACATCGCTCCCACCCCTTTGGTTAACGCTCTCACTATCACTATCAGATGATAGCATTAGATGAACGTGTGGGGCTTTGTACGTTTCCTGCCCCGAACGGGAAGGACTTTCAAGCCCCCCTGTGCCCACGGTCCCACATCGCTCCTGCCCCCAGAGGGCCGGTACCATTTCTTCAATCAGCGTGGCACCATATAGCAAAACATATTGTAAAAGTGACAGAATCACTTCCAGTAGTGCTTGCCTAACCTGATCTGTCACGATCAAGGAGGGATCCACTACTAAAGCAGCTATCACAATGATAACTATGAAAAGTCCCCCCCATTGAAAAAAACAAGAATCAGATGATAGATCAAGTCTTACCTCAATTGGATTTCCTTTTCGTGCCATATGTCGCTTATACTTTACTTTTTCCCCCCTTTGCCCTTTCAAAAGTGGTTACTCCCGATCCGAAGCACCCCTTTTCCATTCATAGAGAGATCCAATCGTCAAAATCAATAAAAAGGCCATCATGGACCAAGATCCAAACAGATCAATCTTGTTAGGAGGTACTGcccaaggaaaagaaaaggtgACTTCCGGATCAGGGataataaataaaataggaaCCGGATAAAATCGTATATCGAAACGACTTCTGGCATCACCGGAGGGATCGGAACCACATTCGTAGGCCGACAATTTTTCTGGATAGGTCGAACTATTGGAAGCAAATGGAAAAGGAACACCGAGTGGAATCAAAGAAACTAGCGGACTGATCACTAAATAGATACAAATAGGTGCAAATTCCGACATCACCAAAGCCCACTTCGTTCTCTCGCTCTCCTCGCGGCGCTCCTTGCTCGCGGAGCGGCATACCGAAAAAAAGACGCTCAGATGTGGATTCGAACCTACGTAGAAAACCTTCAACAGATTTACAGTCTGTCGCTTTTGACCGCTCGGCCACTCTCCCCTTCCCGGGGATACGCCCTCCTCAAACAAAGGGTTCCTGAATAAGAAGGATGGCGGCCTTCGTTCTTAAGTTAAGAAGAGCAGATGGAACTATTAGATTTGCTAGCGTTCCGGGAGAATAAATAAGGTCATTTAGTAAGTTCATAACAATTTATGTAAAGCAAGGGGCAAAGCTTCTACGACAGCTTCCCCCTCATTGCCATCGTCGGCCTTCCCCAGCTCCCCTCCTTCGTCGCTTCTGGCTAAGCATCTTTCGGCGGAGGAAAGGAGGCGACTAGTCGCTTCTGGCGAAGCAGCGAGTTCATGAGCAAGTGAATGAACGAGCAGCGAGTGAAGTGCAACAGTCGTAAGTAAGGCTCGCCATGTTCCTAAAAGGAGTGACCATCTTTTCTTCCCTTCTACTGAAACTGAGCGAGCAGCAAGCATAGGCAATAGTTTCCGTAGGGGTGGGGCGCAAGCAAGCGTTTTCAGGCTCCGCTAGCTAGCGTACTCTTCTGCTATCAATGAAACCGAAAGAAAAAACCAGTGCCCTTTCGTATAGATCGAGACGCAGTACTTTTTCTTTACTTCTTCCATACTAGGAAGAATGGAAGGAAATCCTTCGATAACACTTCTTCCTTATTTGAAGAAATGATATCCGACGCCCGTGGAAACTCTTTCATTTCAAAAAAGTTCTTCTTCttaagaagcaaatagcatttcctATTGATTTGTCCCCTGGACTAGACCTATGTAGATTCGGAATTATCCGTCGCTACGCTGTTCCCAAGGACTAGCAAAATCGAAATAGCGAAATTCTTGGGTCATCTCAATGGGTTCAGAAACCACACGTTTCTCTGGATCATCATAGCGTACTTCCACATATCCACTCAGAGGAAAGTCTTTTCGTAATGGATGACCCTCGAAACCATAATCTGTTGATATACGGCGTAAATCCGGATGATTGATGGAAGAAACACCAGACATATCCCATACTTCTCGCTCCCACCGGCCGGCTGATGGAAATAGACTGACTACCGGAGATATTCGTGTTACTTCGTCTGCACTTGTTTGTACACGAATGCGTGAGTTATACCGAGTACTCAGTAAATTATGGACAACTTCAAATCTGCGTTTTCGAGAGGGATGATCCACTCCGCAAATATCGATCGAAACTTGAACCCTTGTATAGGTATGCCATTTTAGAAAGCACAACAATGGAAATGGGTAGTCAGTATTGGTATAAGATCTATTCCCATGTTCCGATCTTTTCATTTTATGTACCCATTTCTTGGGTAAAATCTCCCAACTATATTGGAAAATGGATTGGTTATCcataaatgaaaataaagaaagcTTTATTTTGGTTCCGCTTCTTGCTCTAAGCAGAAAGACTTGTCGGAAATCGCCGGTTGGGTTGGTCCGACCAAGAAAGGCATGGGAGTGGAGAGGCAGAAGTGAAAGACTGGCTACCAATAAAGATCCCTCACTGCACACTTTTGAGAGTTATGTATCCAGGATCGGCTGCATGCTCTAGTGTTGAATCGGGTATAGAACCCAGGATGCTTGGTTACAATTCCGAATCCGCTAAACCATCGCTCGGGGAAAAGTATTATACAGAGCATTAGTACTTATTCTGATCCTTTCCTTATATTGAGATTCTAGTTGTTTATTTAAGTCGTATTCGTATCCTTACTGCGGTTTAGTAAGGGTAACAAATAAAAGTATGCAGGTTCTATTTTATTGTTCCGAGACATATGATGATAGCATTGAGAATGAGAAATCTTTGCAAAATGCACGTATTATTAAGGAGTTCTGGAACGATTACTACGCtaagctgttggatattgacaaaACGAAAAAGACTTCTAATGTTGATATGTATCAGGATGATGTTAGAAAGTTGTTGATTAATGAAAAGAAGAATAAAAATGGTGTGTTTTCCGATACTGAATTAATAGATTTACAGAATCAAATTGCAAATTGCACAATGAAGTTCGATGAGGATAATCTATTTAAAGTAACTCCTAACATAGTAAAGTTCTTGATTAATAAAGATCAGCCTAACGCTAAGCAATATCTAAAGGGTTGCCTACCAAGTAGCTTACCTATGCTTAAGATGTTTGGTATCTATACGCTTGAGGCTATCATGATTCATGTACTAGGCTTGGTATTCAACACTCTTCAGGAATCATCCGCAGTTAAGGCAGCTAGATTTATAGATCAACTTAATTCAACTGTACGAGAACAAGCAAGGTTTCTACAATACAAAGCACCAGGTAGTGGTAAGGTGGAAGCAGTACTCACTAGTAAGGTAGAATCAGTTAAGGATGTTGTTCAGCCCAAAGGTGCtagcaaaaaagagaaaaagaaaaaaattcagTGTCATTATGATATCGGGAAATACTTGCTCCAATTCATGATTGAAAGAAATGTTCTACATATATCAACAGATAGGGGAGTAACAAAAGAAGATCCAGTGCTGGTTCTTAAGAAAGGTCAAGGGTATATAGAGAATTCTTGTTATGTTATGTGCAATTTGAACATAAATCTGCTCCCTATCAAACTAAATCTTCCGATGCTTTGCAAACCCTTGGATTGGCAACCAGCAGAGAGGGGGTCTGATCCTGATACATTATCGGATCTGATAGGAGGTTACTTATGCAAACCCACGGGGGATATCTAGAATCACTTTCGGCTATTAACTTCCCATGACTTAAACCACTTCTATATAAAGTTACATAAAAAAGAATACAAGCAGATGTGTGATATTTTGAATGGGCTTCAGTCTCAAGCGTTTGAAATAAACAAAAGGCTCTTGAGATTTCTGGAAAAGAATCGTCAATGTTTAGTTGAGTGTGGGCTTCTTTTACCAAATGCTCTGGCTCGCGTGAATCCGACAGAAGCCTCAGACATATTGAGGGAGTGCTACTTCAATAACGTCAAAGGTATTAAGAATGCTTGTAGCTATAACATACTGTTAAATAAATTATGAAAACAGGTGCAGCAGGCTAGTTATGAAGATTTTTTAATAAGACTTGCGTCAGCATACGAAGGTTATCAATTCTATTTGCCAGCATTCATGGACTTCCGTGGTAGAATCTACCGTTCAGGTGTATTGCATTTTCATGAGCGTGATTTGTCAAAAAGTTTATTACTCTTTTCTGCCGATCATCCTCAACCTCAAGCACAAAACCACCTGTCGGAAAAAAAGAATCTCAGTCAACACTTAGCATGTGCTGCAGCCTTTAAGTATCAAAAGTTCTCGAACTTAGATGATGCCCTTAAATGGTATAACGAACACCAGACTGAAATGTTTACTTCGGACGAAAGTTTCATTCAATTTGCTGCGCAAGCTAGTGATCCATTTTTTTTCATAGCCAAGATCCTTTCTCAGGATGAAGGAGTGAGTAATTATCATCAGGTTCCAGTGACCCAAGATGCGAGTGCGAGTGCATATCAAATTATGAGTTATCTCTTGCTTAACTTAGAAATGGGTAGGAGAACGAATCTTCTTCCATCTTCAGACGGTAAAATCCAAGATGTGTACATGTGCTTGCGGGATGAGCTTAATAAATTCTTGGATACCAGATTGAATAATGTTAGTAGTAGTAATTAGAAGAAAAAACTCATAGATTCTATGTTAACCAGAAAGTTCGTCAAAGGATTGTTTATGCCACTTGTATATGGGAAGACAGTACTAACTTTTAGTTTCTAAAGATGTTACCCATATGAGAATAAGTAGAAACATGATTCATAATTGCATGAAAATGAAGAATGAACGAAGACAAAGAGAACAGGGTTGTATCTAATTGTACTAATATTGGGATTAAGTAATTTCTGCTTTGCTAGATCATGCCATCATCCATCTTGACTTTTGTTGAGTTGCCTAGGCTAGCTTCGCTCACACCAAACTCATAGTGCTGCCACAGGCATCAGTTCAATCGATCCTGCTACAGGGAATCGgcactctctttttttctttttctttttcttccccttCGGCTTCTTAGACCCCTTATTTTGATTATCTGTAAAGGTTATATTATCTTTAGGGGTCATTTATATATTAGAGGTATAATCTTTGGGATTCTTGTTGGTAGGTTGGGGCACCTCTTTGTTGACCATTGGGGGTGGTGTAACTGGGTGCATAACAGCTTCCTCTGGATGCTTATCATCAGCTGACTTCGAGATTATCTCTTCACGCAGTTTATAAAATGCTGACTCCAGACTCGCAATATACTGATCTTTTTCTTGATCTTTCTTACGCAGTATAGCCATTTCTGACTCCAGACGTGATATATGCAGATCCCTTTCTTTTGTATTATTCTGAAGTATAGCTATTTCTGACTGCATACTAGCATTTATCTCCTGCAAATTCTTTCATTCATATTTTAGAATAGTGCTTTCTTCTCCACCAAAgtatattatatacttaggttcAGTATCAacccatttatttttattatcaaaCACAGGGTTCCTTTTGTTATCTACTTGGATTCCAATGTTAACTTGTAAGCATTTTTTAGCTATTTCCAGTGTGTGCCAATCTATTCTGAATGAAGATTCCACGGTGCCCTGCTTAGTTCGAGACAGATCGGCGTATTGTGAGACAAACCATTCATAATCAACCAAGTCTTTCTAGACCCTTGTGCTTTAGAATTATATCACCAGTGGGTGTAAGTAACGTATAACTTTTTGGTGCTAAGAAGTATGCATTCTTTTGGTGCTAAGAAGTATGCATTCTTTACAATGTGCTCCTGTTTTAACTTACCCAATTCCATAGATGAGATTTCATCTTCAGGAAGAGGATTTCCTAGAATAGCTCCTTCTGTATCTGTGTAGTAACAGTCAGGTCTGCTAATATATTGGTACATATGAATACGAGCACATGCTGTAATAGCCGCTGAGATTTGAacagctgtgttagtaggaagatTCCAGTCAGATGAGTTGTCAACATGTCCTGTTTTGCTATTCTAACTGACCATATAGTAATGATCGCTTAGCATGTCACctgagatgaaattggagttctgTATCAAATACTCATATCGTTCCTTTTTGCATACCTCCGTTATAGTACTTTCCGGATTTCTAAAAAATCTACCGTATAGCGAGTTCATGAGAATCTTGTAAACATATGCCATAGCATCGTCACCACTTTTCTTAGCTTCTTGTCTGCTGGCGAAGAGGTCTGACACAAAGCTTTCGAAAGGACTAATCATCTCCTCAAACAAGTAACCCCTGAGTGGTATAATCTGGTAACCCAAATCGCGGGCATACTTCAGCTCTTCGCTGTAATATACACCCAAAAATTTCCCCGTTGGGAAAAGTAgtgtattatttttctttttgtatGGCAAGAATgggcgagtaatagtagtaggacaAACAACATAAGCCTTTTCCAATAAATTTATTGAGCCCGAAGCATCACACCAGCTAAAAGACGGATATCTTGTTCCATATAATCCAACAATTGGGCCCTATTATCCTTCAGAGAAGACACTTGAACCTCGTCATGTGCTATTGACCCTTTTGAACCTAAGTGCGGACATAAAGTCTTAGCCAATGTTTCTAGACTATTAGGGAGTAGAGTGTAGGAATCTCGTAGATTGAACAACAATTGATTCCGCCCAGATGGAGTAATCCTAGAAACAGATAACTGGTAAAGCTTattgttcctcatcagaggttTAATGGAGTACTCGACCATATGAGTTGCTAAAAACTTCATTAAGAGAATACCATCGAATCGTGAGAAATTGTGAAAGTAAACGGTTTTCACGTCATTGTGTTTAGATACCAGTTGGGCTATACGCTCTATAAATTCTACCAACATTTTTTTActcctttcttcaaaggaaggTAATATAAAATTGTATTCCTCACTAAAATATGTGTCTATTTGATCATCTATGTCAATGGGTAGAAAAGCCCGCCCTATAATCTGAAGTAGTCTTCGACTAGGTATATAAAATggataaaaagaaagaaggggaGGAGAGGAGATAGATGCATTTCACTAGGCGTATATGATATTGGAAAGAATGGAATCGAGTAAGCTTAGGCCAACCGATAAGTCATCTTTGTGTAACTTCCCATATGCCTACTTCTAAGCTAAAGTAAGGAAATAGGGTGAGATAAGCAAGAATGAGCCGAACGAAGACGTAAGGTTTGTTTAGATGTAGTCTTTGTGCTTTTCAAGTTGCTTCTTGCGAAATCAACTAAGTTCGAAAAAGCCATGCCCAGGTTTCCGGGAGTTTAGATAAGATATGTCAGCTGTTGGAGGATCAATATTATCCGGGGGATCCATATATTATGAGGGAGTATAGAGAGGGGGTCTAGAGATAGTACAGTCTGTAGTGAACCTATTCATTAAATGGACTTTTCCCTTACCTCTCATCAGCTTCCCTTTCCCTCGCCGGTGCAGTGCCATCTGGATACCTCATAAATAAATCAAGCAGGCCGGCTAGTAAGCGATCCCGAGGGGCTATCTTCTCTCCCATGCTGGTGCCTTGCTTAACTCAAGTATAAAGTGGAAATTAAAGCCAAAATCCGGGGTGATAAAATTCCATTTGAATCTTGAGATCCAAGAAGAAGGATAGCTTCATGAGTTCGTTCTGACTCCTAGCTTAGCTGGAAAGCTTTTGCTTGTATCTGGCAGTGGGTGTAACATCCATCATACTCAAACAGAAGAAGGTTTGCTTATCTAGCTCCAAGGCAGTTATAATCATTTACAGAACCTGGGTTTGCACCTACTGAGGAGGAGAAAGGGCCGACGACCCATACTAGAACTCCAAGATAAGATCTTTCAGTCGATCAGACGGCCGAGGCCTTTAATAAGGTCTGGTTGTGCCAACGAGTTCTTCTAGTTATGAATCGCCGTAGGGAGGTAGCATTACATTTGTATTAGCAAAATAGAGCTCCTCATAGAAAAGAATGGCGAAGAAAGTGTTAGAGTACTTTCTTTCTGTTCAGTCCTGGAACTTATTCTTTTCCGATCGACCTATCAACAGTAGCGATCATACCCCGTCGAGCGAGTTAGGAGCTGCTCACAAAGAAGGCCGAAACCAGATGAGATGGCCGAAGCAGATACCAGAGAATAGGTTCCTTCACCGAAGTCTACTTTATTTTAGAATTCAAATTCAATTGATGCCGCACAGGCTGACCATTTAAAATAGGTGGAAACGGGAGactggagaagatgatcacacttTGGAAGAGAGACAGTCGCGTACCTGCCCCGGGAGGGGGCTTTTGTTCGATACAATCACTGAACTCAACCGCTTAGACTGGAGATGGCACTTGAAAACTCATACAGAAATCTATCAACTTGACTTAGAGGAAGAAGTGGCAGGGGGTAGGTCGGCTGTTTTAAGTCCGGATGGTTCCTCTTGTTGGCATGGCGTTGGTATGCCTCGCTATCCTTAAATCTATGGACAGGGGAGATAGAACTTTTGCTTTTCGATACCCCGAGCCGATACATGAAAAAAGAGGGATAATAGTAGTAGCAAGGGTGCTGTATTGGGTCAGTCAAAACTTACTACTTCCACATTGGTAAACGGCTCCGCCGTAGATCTATCATACAAATTTCTATTCTGGAAAAGCGAACCCGCTGATAAAGAATTTTATACCGAGGTTGGAGTTAGTCAACTCAATAATGATACTCTCCCTCTGGGGCCTTGAGCCGAAGCCGAGTCGTCAGGAGAGAATGCATAAGATACGATTGTAATATCAATaagcggaggaggagaagtagaagacagGCAGGATGATAAGTTCAATTAAAGATTTCTCTCTGCGGGAATACCTTCCAGGGAAGGTAAGATCATCAATAGTAGGATGCTGCACCCTACTCATCTCAGCCTCTTAGAGCAAGGTACTAGTTACTGTTGATTGTTTTACTATCAGCCTCTTTCATTTCGTAACACATGAATTATCTATTTGTGTAATCACCATCATTCCTCGACATACCTCATGACTATCCAAACTCCGCTCTGCCTCTGCTAAGCAAGGAACTAGATCTGTATCCTCTGATCTCTAATCGGTTTTACATGGTGCAACCACCTGGTCATTGAGGAATTATCTAACTCAAAAGTATATATACCTTGTACGTTTCCTCTGCAACATATCCACCTATTCCAGATCTCGGTAGTTCAATTCAATTAAATATAAAAAAATCACAGTAATGAATCTTTGGAATGGAATCCATAGTATCGTGCATTGGAATGGAAAAGTAGAATAATCAAGACATGGATCTAGTATCAACATGACTCAACTTCCATTCTCATGACCCAACTTATTCAATCCTCAGTCAAAATGTAACATAACATCACTTATAAGAAATTATGAAACGAATGGAATCGAAACCTGGAACCGGAGCTGCAACCGAGCTATCTGATGACGGAATAGCGCCATTGAGAGTCATGTCAGAGTCATGCCCTTTGGCCCGatacagaagaaaacagaaaataggttCTTGTCGAGC
This window encodes:
- the LOC123427159 gene encoding NADH-ubiquinone oxidoreductase chain 3, with product MSEFAPICIYLVISPLVSLIPLGVPFPFASNSSTYPEKLSAYECGSDPSGDARSRFDIRFYPVPILFIIPDPEVTFSFPWAVPPNKIDLFGSWSMMAFLLILTIGSLYEWKRGASDRE
- the LOC123427158 gene encoding NADH dehydrogenase [ubiquinone] iron-sulfur protein 3; the protein is MDNQSIFQYSWEILPKKWVHKMKRSEHGNRSYTNTDYPFPLLCFLKWHTYTRVQVSIDICGVDHPSRKRRFEVVHNLLSTRYNSRIRVQTSADEVTRISPVVSLFPSAGRWEREVWDMSGVSSINHPDLRRISTDYGFEGHPLRKDFPLSGYVEVRYDDPEKRVVSEPIEMTQEFRYFDFASPWEQRSDG